In a genomic window of Cynocephalus volans isolate mCynVol1 chromosome 1, mCynVol1.pri, whole genome shotgun sequence:
- the LOC134360556 gene encoding cytochrome c oxidase copper chaperone, giving the protein MPGLAAASPAPSESQEKKPLKPCCACPETKKARDACIIEKGEEHCGHLIEAHKECMRALGFKI; this is encoded by the exons ATGCCGGGTCTGGCGGCCGCAAGCCCTGCCCCGTCTGAGTCTCAGGAGAAGAAGCCGCTGAAACCCTGCTGCGCCTGCCCGGAGACCAAGAAGGCGCGAGATGCGTG caTCATTGAGAAAGGGGAAGAGCACTGTGGACATCTCATTGAGGCACACAAGGAGTGCATGAGAGCCCTGGGATTTAAGATATGA